A genomic segment from Crassostrea angulata isolate pt1a10 unplaced genomic scaffold, ASM2561291v2 HiC_scaffold_201, whole genome shotgun sequence encodes:
- the LOC128169739 gene encoding uncharacterized protein K02A2.6-like → MLRDRIVCGVHSEKVKERLLRDNELTLIKALSICRANEESQSRMKHLQQEEQISVVKCDRNRQSVKPSTGNRHTFQKTTGTEKVKTGKLRVCLDPRDLNKAIKREHFQLPTIEEITSRLSGATVFSKLDANSGYWQIPLDEASQLLTKFHSPFGRYCFCRMPFGIKSAQEVFQKRIAQHFDNIDGVEVDIDDILIWGRNEEEHIRRLRAVLQQCQEINLTLNKDKCLYNQSEIQYIGHVISKNGVRPDPTKIEAILKMPPPTDKKGVERLLGTVNYLAKFVPNMSAINEPIRSLLRSDVLFTWEKPQQDAFETIKDILSREPILTFFDVKKPVCVSVDASKCGLGAVITQDERPIAYASRSLTETEKRYAQIEKELLAVTFGLERFHQYTYGVNVIVENDHKPLENILRKSLVQTPPRLQRLLLRLQKYDFNFKYVPGKQLIIADTLSRAHLPPTKQQKEEICEEIETYVHSVFIPSIPISRNILQDIKKETANDAILSEAIRLNPKFLRYLHVSHLGIEKTKARARTVVYWIGMNRDITDMIAKCHTCTDMRNKNPKESLNPTPVPEGPWQVLGSDLITLNNEDYLIVVDYYSKFFEVVKLENTRSKTVITHMKSIFARHGIPYEVRSDNGPQYTSKEFKDFSRSWCFEHKTSSPYNPQGNGLAEKTVQTVKRMLEKARIDGKDPYISLLEYRNTPTDVESPAKLLMSRQLRSILPVTKNQLKPKVVPDDITRQKRKITQNRQKTYFDVGSRKLSSLSPGQRVRFRHRGQWQPGYVKDQVHNRSYNVQDQTGD, encoded by the exons ATGTTACGAGATAGAATTGTGTGTGGTGTACACTCCGAGAAAGTGAAAGAGAGACTTCTTAGAGACAATGAACTTACACTCATCAAAGCATTAAGCATATGTCGTGCAAATGAAGAATCACAGAGCAGGATGAAACACTTACAACAAGAAGAACAGATCAGTGTTGTCAAGTGTGACAGAAACAGACAGTCGGTGAAACCGTCTACAGGAAATAGACATACATTCCAAAAAACTACTGGAACCG AAAAAGTCAAAACGGGGAAACTTCGTGTGTGTTTAGATCCCAGAGATTTAAACAAAGCGATCAAGCGGGAACATTTTCAGTTACCTACTATTGAAGAAATTACATCAAGACTATCTGGAGCTACTGTGTTCAGTAAACTCGATGCCAATAGTGGATACTGGCAAATACCCCTCGATGAAGCTAGTCAACTCCTCACTAAGTTTCATTCACCATTTGGAAGATATTGTTTCTGTCGTATGCCTTTTGGTATCAAAAGTGCACAGGAAGTATTCCAAAAGAGAATTGCGCAACACTTTGACAATATTGATGGTGTAGAAGTTGACATTGATGATATACTGATATGGGGGAGAAATGAAGAGGAGCACATTAGAAGACTCAGAGCAGTGTTACAGCAATGCCAAGAGATCAACCTTACTCTAAATAAGGACAAATGTCTTTACAATCAATCCGAAATTCAATACATAGGACATGTGATTTCGAAAAATGGAGTGAGACCTGATCCTACGAAAATAGAAGCCATTCTTAAAATGCCACCTCCAACTGACAAGAAAGGAGTCGAACGTCTTTTAGGAACTGTGAACTATCTTGCCAAATTTGTTCCTAATATGTCAGCGATTAACGAGCCTATCAGATCTTTACTCAGGAGTGATGTGTTGTTTACATGGGAAAAACCTCAACAGGATGCATTCGAAACTATCAAAGACATTTTATCTCGTGAACCAATTCTGACTTTCTTCGATGTTAAAAAACCAGTATGTGTTAGTGTTGATGCTTCAAAGTGTGGTTTAGGTGCTGTGATCACTCAAGATGAAAGACCAATTGCATATGCATCTAGATCATTGACAGAGACTGAGAAGCGATATGCACAAATCGAAAAAGAACTGTTAGCTGTTACATTCGGCTTAGAGAGATTCCACCAGTATACCTATGGTGTCAATGTCATTGTTGAGAATGATCACAAACCATTGGAAAATATTCTAAGGAAATCATTAGTCCAAACTCCTCCAAGGCTACAAAGACTCTTACTTCGTTTACAGAAATACGATTTCAACTTCAAGTATGTTCCAGGAAAACAGTTGATCATTGCTGATACTCTATCTCGGGCTCATTTACCTCCGACAAAGCaacaaaaagaagaaatttgCGAGGAAATTGAAACTTATGTTCATTCCGTGTTTATACCAAGCATTCCCATTTCTAGAAACATACTTCaagacataaaaaaagaaacggCAAATGATGCTATTCTAAGTGAAGCTATTCGTCTT AACCCGAAATTTTTGAGATATCTACATGTTAGTCATCTTGGAATAGAGAAGACTAAAGCTCGTGCAAGAACTGTGGTTTACTGGATTGGTATGAATCGAGACATAACCGACATGATTGCtaaatgtcatacatgtacagataTGAGAAACAAGAATCCAAAAGAGTCGTTAAATCCGACGCCAGTACCAGAAGGTCCATGGCAAGTGCTTGGTTCAGATTTGATCACGTTGAACAATGAGGATTATTTGATCGTTGTGGATTATTATTCAAAGTTTTTTGAAGTAGTCAAGCTTGAGAACACTAGGAGCAAAACTGTGATCACACATATGAAGTCCATTTTTGCCCGTCATGGCATTCCTTATGAAGTGCGAAGCGATAATGGTCCTCAATATACTTCCAAGGAATTCAAAGATTTCTCCAGAAGTTGGTGCTTCGAACACAAAACGTCGAGTCCATATAACCCACAAGGAAATGGTCTTGCGGAGAAAACCGTTCAAACCGTGAAGAGAATGTTAGAAAAAGCAAGGATAGATGGAAAGGATCCATATATCAGTTTACTAGAATACCGGAACACGCCAACAGATGTTGAATCTCCGGCAAAACTACTCATGAGCCGACAACTTAGATCAATATTACCAGTAACCAAAAATCAACTGAAACCAAAAGTAGTGCCAGATGACATTACCAGGCAGAAGAGGAAAATTACCCAGAATCGTCAGAAAACTTATTTCGATGTTGGAAGCCGAAAACTGTCAAGTTTGTCGCCAGGACAAAGAGTTAGATTCAGACACAGAGGACAGTGGCAACCGGGATATGTCAAGGATCAAGTCCATAACAGATCATACAACGTACAAGATCAGACTGGAGATTAA